In Massilia violaceinigra, one DNA window encodes the following:
- a CDS encoding esterase/lipase family protein, which yields MIRNFAAVMAIAALGFMTGCATPPPGEPPLMTIDSSRLPPANISLTIPGLSQCTDSGDHTLKLNAQQPVTVLVHGCFSSAGRYRGMAQVLAFHGQQTVCFSYNDRDSLVVSAGQLDTALNQLSQKLDNKHITVMGHSQGALIARKAMSVSKSAAIEGGDVTMRLVTVSGPFGGIAAARHCGNPLWRTLSLGLVAPICQIVTGDKWSEITYTSPFIVEPGALDPRVKDFLKIVTDEGGSCRRMSNGACVESDAIFSLAEQRNPAVDRDPLVNIVEVKAGHVEIVGNNRTGPVKLITVLQEHGVIKPTEPDRREKFGQLLTRLFGEAAQ from the coding sequence ATGATAAGAAATTTCGCAGCCGTCATGGCCATTGCCGCCCTTGGATTCATGACGGGTTGCGCCACGCCGCCGCCGGGCGAGCCGCCGCTGATGACGATTGATAGTTCGCGCTTACCGCCGGCCAACATCAGCCTGACGATTCCCGGCCTGAGCCAGTGCACCGACAGCGGCGACCACACCCTGAAACTGAATGCCCAGCAGCCGGTCACCGTGCTGGTGCATGGCTGTTTCAGCTCGGCCGGGCGCTACCGAGGCATGGCCCAGGTGCTGGCCTTTCATGGCCAGCAGACCGTGTGCTTCAGCTACAACGACCGCGACAGCCTGGTGGTCAGTGCCGGCCAGCTCGATACGGCGCTCAATCAGTTGAGCCAGAAACTGGATAACAAGCACATTACCGTCATGGGTCACAGCCAGGGAGCCCTGATTGCCCGCAAGGCGATGTCCGTGAGCAAGTCCGCCGCCATCGAAGGCGGGGATGTAACAATGCGCCTGGTGACCGTATCCGGACCGTTCGGTGGCATTGCAGCGGCGCGCCATTGCGGCAACCCGCTGTGGAGGACGCTGTCGCTTGGACTGGTTGCACCGATCTGCCAGATTGTCACCGGTGATAAATGGTCGGAAATTACCTACACGTCGCCGTTCATCGTCGAGCCCGGCGCACTCGATCCGCGCGTGAAGGATTTTCTCAAGATCGTCACCGATGAAGGTGGCAGCTGCCGGCGCATGAGCAACGGCGCCTGCGTGGAATCGGATGCGATTTTTTCCCTGGCCGAGCAACGCAACCCGGCGGTTGACCGTGACCCGCTGGTCAACATCGTGGAAGTGAAGGCGGGCCATGTCGAGATTGTGGGCAACAATCGCACCGGGCCGGTCAAGCTGATCACCGTATTGCAGGAACACGGGGTGATCAAGCCGACAGAGCCCGATCGGAGGGAGAAGTTCGGCCAGTTGCTGACGCGCCTGTTTGGGGAGGCGGCCCAGTAA
- a CDS encoding substrate-binding periplasmic protein — protein sequence MTSVIAAALASMGYRLEVQFFPWTRATALIKHNSPFAGYYPEYLSPGLARDFLISDPIGSGPLGFAYHAAAPVQWDTMTDLSKYRIGVVEGYVNTDEFDTRVRQGKQRVDAAVNDKQNLRKLAARRVPLVLIDRRVYDHLIRNDADLRPLAPTLRFHPRLLEDKQLYICFRPNAEGERVRAIVNQGLKRIDIEAVLAAALSAGGAN from the coding sequence ATGACGTCGGTGATCGCCGCCGCGCTGGCCAGCATGGGCTACCGCCTGGAAGTTCAATTCTTTCCATGGACCCGGGCCACGGCCCTCATCAAACACAATTCTCCCTTTGCCGGGTATTACCCCGAATACCTCTCGCCCGGGCTGGCACGCGACTTTCTCATTTCCGACCCGATCGGCAGCGGTCCGCTCGGCTTTGCCTACCACGCCGCCGCACCGGTTCAATGGGACACGATGACCGACCTGTCGAAGTACCGTATCGGCGTCGTGGAAGGCTATGTTAATACCGATGAGTTCGACACACGGGTGCGCCAGGGTAAGCAAAGGGTCGATGCCGCGGTGAACGACAAGCAAAACCTGCGCAAGCTCGCCGCCAGGCGCGTGCCGCTGGTGCTGATCGACCGGCGCGTGTACGACCATCTGATTCGCAACGACGCCGATCTGCGCCCGCTGGCGCCGACGCTGCGTTTCCATCCGCGCCTGCTGGAAGACAAGCAGCTCTATATCTGCTTTCGTCCCAACGCCGAGGGCGAGCGGGTGCGCGCGATTGTCAACCAGGGCTTGAAGCGGATCGATATCGAGGCTGTGCTCGCGGCAGCGTTGAGCGCTGGCGGCGCAAACTAG
- a CDS encoding substrate binding domain-containing protein: MQLPTLCSAPVELAVHLLGPAIEQFLGNNPAAKIHLHLGSENLDMVKERMDLSLRIGTVHNQDLVARRICSVSRRAFASPAYIQRYGMPLKPQDLVRHQCILFPHIDDQADWLFLWGDRRQTVTVAGPISVNSLGFVREAVVAGVGVGILPELLSRDLLRQGVIVPVCGNWQAPSLDVSILTPTRHVLAKTRALIEFLAHQVPKALVEAGATPGPALRAAVQS; the protein is encoded by the coding sequence TTGCAGCTGCCCACCCTCTGTTCCGCTCCAGTCGAGCTTGCGGTTCACCTGCTCGGACCGGCCATCGAGCAATTCCTCGGCAACAATCCAGCCGCCAAAATTCATTTGCATCTTGGCAGCGAGAACCTGGACATGGTCAAGGAAAGGATGGACCTGTCGCTGAGAATCGGGACAGTGCACAATCAAGACCTTGTCGCGCGCCGGATATGCTCGGTATCACGACGTGCCTTTGCCAGCCCGGCCTATATTCAACGCTACGGCATGCCACTCAAGCCGCAGGACCTGGTGCGCCACCAGTGCATTCTTTTTCCTCATATCGACGACCAGGCCGACTGGCTGTTCTTATGGGGCGATCGGCGCCAGACTGTCACCGTGGCCGGCCCCATCAGCGTCAATAGTCTCGGATTCGTCAGGGAAGCCGTGGTGGCGGGCGTGGGAGTCGGTATCTTGCCCGAGTTGCTGAGCAGGGACCTGCTCCGGCAGGGGGTGATCGTGCCGGTCTGCGGCAACTGGCAAGCTCCCTCTCTCGACGTCAGCATTCTGACGCCGACACGCCATGTACTGGCGAAAACAAGGGCATTGATCGAGTTCCTGGCCCACCAGGTGCCGAAGGCCCTGGTCGAGGCCGGCGCAACGCCAGGCCCAGCGCTGAGGGCGGCTGTCCAATCTTGA
- a CDS encoding pirin family protein: protein MVQGAHTDPRPLLGMRRLEPQAAGEGLFLAKLQPSSLGWALDPFLQVDWFRMRLPFFPPHPHAGFSAVTFMLPQSPGGLINRDSLGSRNRINPGDLHWTEAARGIVHEEVPQVDGVDCLGLQIFVNLPSQHKLAAPAIHHVDRADVPVVQFPGATVHCYVGDLDDVKAALTTRTASALWSVELNENAVVNLPLPPSWMVHILVTAGALRIGDSLLGEGGVAGYAAGTALEIRAATDGASLVVLAGLPLAEPIAVSGPFVMNDAAQLVDAKRRYASGEMGFLEAS from the coding sequence ATGGTACAGGGTGCCCATACCGATCCACGCCCGCTGCTGGGGATGCGCAGGCTTGAGCCGCAAGCGGCCGGCGAGGGATTATTTCTGGCAAAGCTACAGCCATCCTCGCTCGGCTGGGCGCTCGACCCTTTTCTGCAGGTCGACTGGTTTCGCATGCGTTTGCCATTTTTCCCTCCGCACCCGCATGCCGGCTTTTCCGCGGTGACCTTCATGCTTCCCCAGTCCCCCGGTGGCTTGATCAATCGGGATAGTCTTGGCAGCCGCAATCGCATCAACCCGGGCGACCTGCATTGGACCGAAGCGGCGCGCGGGATCGTGCATGAGGAAGTGCCGCAGGTTGATGGCGTCGATTGCCTGGGGTTGCAGATTTTCGTCAATCTCCCATCGCAACACAAGCTCGCCGCACCGGCGATCCATCATGTCGATCGCGCCGACGTACCGGTCGTCCAATTTCCGGGGGCAACGGTGCATTGTTACGTTGGCGATCTCGATGACGTCAAGGCTGCGCTCACCACACGGACCGCATCCGCACTCTGGAGCGTCGAGCTGAACGAGAATGCCGTCGTCAATCTTCCTCTTCCGCCAAGCTGGATGGTGCACATTCTGGTCACCGCCGGCGCCCTGCGGATCGGCGATTCGCTGCTGGGGGAGGGCGGTGTCGCCGGATATGCGGCCGGGACGGCGCTGGAAATTCGGGCTGCCACGGACGGCGCGTCGCTGGTCGTATTGGCCGGTTTGCCGCTGGCCGAGCCGATTGCGGTATCCGGTCCTTTCGTCATGAATGACGCTGCGCAATTGGTCGACGCCAAACGGCGCTATGCCAGCGGGGAAATGGGGTTCCTGGAAGCTTCCTGA
- a CDS encoding GGDEF domain-containing protein, translating into MKVLVADDDPISVLYLQDVLSEWGYEVVVAADGLTAEAILREEDGPLLAVLDWMMPGLDGIDVCHNIRQAGMERYVYMIMLTSRTETEFIVAAMNAGADDYIAKPFIAEEMRVRVRAGRRIVDLEQELRRQATRDALTGIFNRGAILDVLQKEIARHARTPNFLSVIFADLDHFKGINDTYGHLAGDEVLREATRRMDSMLRNYDSFGRYGGEELLAVLPNCDPEGALAVAERMRSAMADTAVHTPYGDIAVTVSIGIASVNTADKADMTALLHRADGALYAAKLLGRNCVTAAP; encoded by the coding sequence ATGAAAGTACTTGTCGCCGATGACGATCCGATTTCCGTCTTATACCTGCAGGACGTGCTCTCCGAATGGGGCTACGAGGTCGTTGTCGCCGCCGATGGCCTGACCGCCGAAGCGATCCTGCGCGAAGAAGACGGCCCCTTGCTGGCGGTGCTGGACTGGATGATGCCGGGCCTGGACGGCATCGACGTCTGCCACAACATCCGCCAGGCCGGCATGGAGCGGTATGTCTACATGATCATGCTGACCTCGCGCACGGAGACCGAGTTCATCGTCGCGGCCATGAACGCCGGGGCCGACGACTACATCGCCAAGCCCTTCATCGCCGAAGAGATGCGGGTGCGCGTGCGCGCCGGGCGCCGCATCGTCGACCTGGAACAGGAACTGCGCAGGCAGGCCACGCGCGACGCCCTGACCGGCATCTTCAATCGCGGCGCGATCCTCGACGTGCTGCAAAAGGAGATCGCACGGCATGCCAGGACACCGAATTTTCTGTCCGTGATCTTCGCCGATCTCGATCACTTCAAGGGCATCAACGATACCTACGGCCATCTGGCTGGCGACGAGGTGTTGCGCGAAGCGACGCGGCGCATGGACTCGATGCTGAGAAATTACGATTCCTTCGGGCGCTATGGCGGCGAGGAGCTGCTCGCCGTGCTCCCCAACTGCGATCCCGAAGGCGCCCTCGCCGTCGCCGAACGGATGCGCAGCGCCATGGCCGATACCGCCGTGCATACCCCCTACGGCGACATTGCCGTCACGGTCAGCATCGGCATCGCATCGGTGAACACTGCCGATAAGGCCGATATGACCGCACTGCTGCACCGCGCCGACGGCGCCCTGTATGCGGCCAAACTCCTGGGGCGCAATTGCGTTACCGCGGCGCCGTGA
- a CDS encoding PAS domain S-box protein: MLLGASVIAGWVLRSQQLVQIVPGAVAMVFNTALCFVFAGAALTVSERRPRLARMARTWACLAMLAVAGVVALQNLLGIDLHVDELFIDVWLADPNPHPGRMSPLTCGGFWLAAACIVLQDRHSADGNASWLIQLLCLALVSLGILGMTGHSLKLELLYEWYRFVRMAPHTAFGFLLLGSALWLRWYQTVKASSASHERGDKRITAIATIILLSMALTAGMASSVMSAHRTEAALHLNLRAAHSNRAQLLNFVLENTILQARSLASDPALLKEYAGLPQAADRVAMATELEQHLLSDGYASVAAASRNGSMLLRAGAPNASAPITLRLNDAQELLWSTVPILKIAVPVRNGDVAIGTVLAERQLPIVQTLLADAALLGKSGDIAICAATGNDRMDCLPTRLNARGFTGAPRMRDGARLPMSSALDGKTGLAVAKDYRGRMVVAAYGPVGSSGLGLVVKEDAVDLYEPIRTQISTMAAVLAVLFVCGMLLLHWQVSPLIAALLAARQKARAGEAKIQAVLDNMAEGLLTIDENGKIRSINPAAAAMFGYAAPEVLDTSVTLLIPACPAQAGEHARPGPAHGVQVNGQRKDGSLFPLHLAVREALHEGGRLSVAILRDISNERKASEVSSRFSAFLDATPNLVAFVSEEQHILYLNGAGRGLLGIAAQEDCTGLSMNEFACPGTGIGYLQGIFMEASVAAWRGEFALCTRAGVMVPFLFSVVRIEHHEGEPGSYAMVGVDVSERKRAEDDLRRTLERFNLVARATNDTVWDWEFATDQIWWNAGIAHTFGHDMANTEAPAQWWVDQIHPDDRDWVLREVDDEIHAGGQYWTGEYRFQCADGTFAYVHDRGYIIHDDKGAAVRMIGAMMNITERKNVEERMRQLEERFSKIFSMSPVAITVSGMADGYFLEVNDAFCALIGQERSLLLARPATPLDYWLAPEAHLSMMARLREEGSISDFEAAMRTAGGDVISVLLSADVVELSGVPHLLCLYNDITHRKQTEDQLRLSEEKFRSIVETTKDWIWSLDSQGCIRYSNPAVQDMLGHQPDELTGKTMLRYVHPDEQAIVAGKLSQLQRRGEGWSGWLIRWRHRDGSDRYLESSAVPVFDRDGTFIGYRGTDHDVTAIKKFEIQLQEAKHKAESANEAKSEFLANMSHEIRTPMNCIIGFTRLVLKTGLSPQQHEYMELIDSSADSLLRLLNDILDFSKMEAKKLVLEKTAFDLREEIANVFRTLAAGAAEKHLELAFDVAPEVPRIIVADKGRLAQILINLASNAIKFTARGEVVLTVSQQARQADSAELRFSVRDTGIGISRQQQEHIFESFVQADASTTREYGGTGLGLAIVSQLVALMDGQLWVDSEPGVGTQFHFAVPVQVAQRTAAPGKGPREAGLQHKAVLVIDDNATSGQIVVNLLSSWKMRPLLVRDGADLARQLQAGAAPEAPFCAAICGASFLSEGATALGVALGAAALPPTSIVVMLPLQDDGAALQAGLAAGLTAFIRKPIRHSELFNVLMGIVESRADGPIRASVEASAPPPALPLQKRLRVLVADDHPVNQMLIAELLRSRGHTFTMVGNGVEVLRMLEQASFDVILMDGQMPEMDGYQTTAEIRRREAVSGTHIHIVAVTAHAMSGDRQTCLDAGMDDYLSKPIEPLDLYACLERPWSDPHAPPAPGQPGPEPELEPGLEPESEPAAGTPARAFIFDPDLALERARGKRNLLILMAKSFIDTAPELVRQLHSARATPDPLLLERAAHRVKGAAATLAGDATTQAAGALEAMARRGNDASHDDLDSAARYLALRIDELAATLATTLELNQ, from the coding sequence TTGCTTCTGGGCGCTAGCGTGATCGCCGGCTGGGTCCTGCGCTCGCAGCAGCTGGTGCAGATTGTGCCCGGTGCGGTCGCGATGGTGTTCAATACCGCGCTGTGTTTCGTGTTTGCCGGCGCCGCCCTGACCGTCTCCGAACGGCGGCCGCGGCTGGCGCGCATGGCGCGCACATGGGCTTGCCTCGCCATGCTTGCCGTGGCCGGCGTGGTGGCGCTGCAAAACCTTCTCGGCATCGATTTGCATGTCGACGAGCTGTTCATCGATGTATGGCTGGCCGACCCCAACCCCCATCCCGGACGGATGTCGCCACTGACCTGCGGCGGCTTCTGGCTGGCCGCCGCCTGCATCGTGCTGCAAGACCGGCACAGCGCGGACGGCAACGCCAGCTGGCTGATCCAGCTGCTGTGCCTGGCGCTGGTATCGCTGGGTATCCTCGGCATGACCGGCCATTCGCTCAAGCTCGAACTGCTCTATGAGTGGTACCGGTTTGTTCGGATGGCGCCGCACACGGCCTTCGGCTTTCTGTTGCTGGGCAGCGCATTATGGCTGCGCTGGTACCAGACCGTCAAAGCAAGCAGCGCCAGCCACGAACGCGGCGACAAGCGCATCACCGCCATCGCGACGATCATCCTGCTGTCGATGGCGCTGACGGCCGGGATGGCCAGCTCGGTCATGTCGGCCCACCGCACCGAAGCGGCCTTGCACCTGAATCTGCGCGCGGCGCATTCGAATCGCGCCCAGCTGTTGAACTTTGTGTTGGAAAACACGATCTTGCAGGCGCGTTCGCTCGCGAGCGACCCTGCCCTGCTTAAGGAATACGCCGGCTTGCCCCAGGCTGCCGATCGCGTCGCGATGGCGACCGAGCTGGAACAGCATTTGCTCAGCGACGGTTACGCCTCGGTGGCCGCGGCCAGCCGGAATGGGAGCATGCTGCTGCGCGCCGGCGCGCCCAACGCCAGCGCGCCGATCACCCTGCGCTTGAACGATGCGCAGGAACTGCTCTGGTCGACTGTACCCATATTAAAAATCGCGGTGCCGGTGCGAAACGGCGACGTCGCCATCGGCACCGTCCTGGCCGAGCGCCAGCTGCCCATCGTGCAAACCCTGCTGGCCGATGCCGCGCTACTGGGAAAAAGCGGCGATATCGCGATTTGCGCGGCAACCGGCAACGATCGCATGGATTGCCTGCCGACGCGCCTGAACGCGCGTGGTTTTACCGGGGCGCCACGCATGCGCGACGGGGCGAGGCTGCCGATGAGCAGTGCCCTCGATGGCAAGACCGGACTGGCCGTGGCGAAGGATTACCGCGGGCGGATGGTCGTCGCCGCCTACGGACCGGTCGGCTCCAGCGGCCTGGGCCTGGTGGTCAAGGAAGACGCGGTCGACCTGTATGAGCCGATTCGCACGCAAATATCGACCATGGCGGCGGTATTGGCTGTGCTGTTTGTTTGCGGGATGCTGCTCCTGCACTGGCAAGTGTCCCCACTCATTGCCGCGCTGCTGGCAGCCAGGCAAAAGGCGCGCGCGGGCGAAGCCAAGATCCAGGCGGTGCTCGACAATATGGCCGAAGGACTGCTCACCATCGACGAGAACGGTAAAATCAGATCGATCAATCCGGCCGCGGCCGCCATGTTCGGCTATGCGGCGCCCGAGGTCCTCGATACGTCCGTGACCCTGCTGATTCCGGCGTGCCCGGCGCAGGCCGGCGAGCACGCCCGGCCCGGTCCGGCGCACGGGGTGCAAGTGAACGGACAACGCAAGGATGGCAGCCTGTTCCCGCTGCATCTGGCGGTGCGCGAGGCCCTCCACGAAGGTGGCCGCCTGTCGGTGGCGATCCTGCGCGATATCAGCAATGAGCGCAAGGCGTCCGAAGTCAGTTCGCGCTTTAGCGCCTTTCTCGACGCAACCCCGAATCTGGTGGCGTTTGTCTCGGAAGAGCAGCACATCCTGTATCTCAACGGCGCCGGGCGCGGCTTGCTTGGCATTGCGGCGCAGGAAGACTGCACCGGCCTGTCCATGAATGAGTTTGCCTGCCCCGGGACTGGCATCGGCTACCTGCAGGGCATTTTCATGGAAGCGTCGGTGGCGGCCTGGCGCGGCGAATTCGCCTTGTGCACCCGCGCCGGCGTCATGGTCCCCTTCCTGTTTTCGGTGGTCCGTATCGAACATCACGAGGGCGAGCCCGGTTCGTATGCGATGGTGGGGGTCGATGTCAGCGAGCGCAAGCGCGCCGAGGATGACTTGCGCAGGACGCTGGAGCGTTTCAACCTGGTCGCGCGCGCCACCAACGACACGGTGTGGGACTGGGAATTCGCGACCGACCAGATCTGGTGGAACGCGGGCATTGCGCATACCTTCGGCCACGACATGGCCAATACCGAAGCCCCGGCCCAGTGGTGGGTCGATCAGATCCATCCCGACGACCGCGACTGGGTCCTGCGCGAGGTCGACGATGAAATCCACGCCGGCGGCCAGTACTGGACCGGCGAATACCGCTTCCAGTGCGCGGACGGCACGTTTGCATACGTGCATGATCGCGGCTACATCATCCACGACGACAAGGGTGCGGCGGTGCGCATGATCGGTGCCATGATGAACATTACCGAGCGCAAAAATGTCGAAGAACGCATGCGCCAGCTGGAAGAGCGCTTCTCCAAGATTTTCAGCATGAGCCCGGTTGCCATCACCGTCAGCGGCATGGCCGATGGCTATTTTCTGGAGGTCAACGATGCATTTTGCGCACTGATCGGGCAGGAGCGCAGCCTGCTGCTGGCGCGGCCCGCCACCCCGCTCGATTACTGGCTCGCGCCGGAAGCCCATCTGTCGATGATGGCGCGGCTGCGCGAGGAAGGCTCGATCAGCGACTTCGAGGCGGCCATGCGAACGGCCGGCGGCGACGTGATCAGCGTCCTGCTGTCAGCCGATGTGGTGGAGCTGTCCGGCGTGCCCCACCTGCTGTGCTTGTACAACGACATCACCCATCGCAAACAGACCGAAGATCAACTCCGCTTGAGCGAGGAAAAATTCCGCTCGATCGTCGAGACCACCAAGGACTGGATATGGTCGCTCGACAGCCAGGGTTGCATCCGCTATTCCAACCCGGCGGTCCAGGACATGCTCGGCCACCAGCCCGACGAATTGACAGGCAAGACGATGCTGCGCTACGTGCATCCGGACGAACAGGCCATCGTGGCCGGCAAGTTAAGCCAGCTGCAGCGGCGCGGCGAGGGCTGGAGCGGCTGGCTGATACGCTGGCGCCACCGCGACGGCAGCGACCGCTATCTGGAATCGTCGGCGGTGCCGGTGTTCGACCGCGACGGCACCTTTATCGGCTATCGCGGCACCGACCATGACGTCACCGCGATTAAGAAGTTTGAAATTCAGTTGCAGGAAGCGAAGCACAAAGCGGAATCGGCGAACGAAGCCAAGAGCGAATTTTTGGCCAATATGAGCCATGAAATCCGCACGCCGATGAATTGCATCATCGGCTTCACCCGGCTGGTGCTGAAAACCGGACTGTCGCCTCAGCAGCATGAGTACATGGAACTGATCGACTCGTCCGCCGACTCTTTGCTGCGCCTGCTCAACGATATCCTCGATTTTTCCAAGATGGAGGCCAAGAAACTTGTCCTGGAAAAGACCGCGTTCGATCTGCGCGAAGAAATCGCCAATGTGTTCCGGACCCTGGCCGCGGGGGCGGCGGAAAAGCACCTGGAGCTGGCGTTCGACGTCGCGCCCGAAGTCCCGCGCATCATCGTCGCCGACAAGGGGCGGCTGGCACAGATACTGATCAACCTGGCCAGCAACGCCATCAAGTTCACCGCGCGCGGCGAAGTCGTGCTGACGGTCAGCCAGCAAGCGCGCCAGGCTGACAGCGCCGAGCTGCGCTTCAGCGTGCGCGACACGGGTATCGGCATTTCACGCCAGCAGCAAGAGCATATTTTCGAGTCGTTCGTCCAGGCCGATGCCTCCACCACCCGCGAATACGGCGGCACCGGCCTGGGGCTGGCAATCGTCTCCCAGCTGGTCGCGCTGATGGACGGGCAGCTGTGGGTCGACAGCGAACCTGGCGTGGGCACGCAGTTCCATTTCGCTGTCCCGGTCCAGGTTGCGCAGCGCACGGCGGCGCCGGGCAAGGGCCCGCGCGAGGCCGGACTGCAGCACAAGGCCGTGCTGGTGATCGACGACAATGCCACCTCCGGCCAGATTGTCGTCAACCTGCTGAGCAGCTGGAAAATGCGCCCGCTGCTGGTGCGGGACGGCGCCGACCTGGCCCGCCAGCTGCAGGCCGGCGCGGCGCCCGAGGCTCCGTTTTGCGCGGCCATCTGCGGCGCCTCCTTCCTGAGCGAGGGTGCCACTGCGCTCGGGGTCGCCCTCGGCGCTGCCGCGCTGCCGCCGACATCGATCGTCGTCATGCTGCCGCTGCAAGACGACGGCGCCGCGCTGCAAGCCGGCCTGGCGGCGGGGCTGACGGCGTTTATCAGGAAGCCCATCAGGCATTCCGAACTGTTCAACGTGCTGATGGGGATCGTCGAGAGCCGTGCCGATGGCCCGATACGGGCGAGCGTGGAAGCGAGCGCGCCGCCGCCCGCGCTGCCCCTGCAAAAACGCCTGCGCGTGCTGGTCGCCGACGACCATCCGGTCAACCAGATGCTGATCGCCGAGCTCCTGCGCAGCCGCGGGCACACCTTCACCATGGTCGGCAATGGCGTCGAGGTGCTGCGGATGCTGGAGCAGGCGTCGTTCGACGTGATCCTGATGGATGGCCAGATGCCCGAAATGGACGGCTATCAGACCACCGCCGAAATCCGCCGGCGCGAGGCTGTCTCGGGCACGCATATCCATATCGTCGCGGTGACTGCCCATGCGATGTCGGGCGACCGCCAGACCTGCCTTGACGCGGGCATGGATGACTATCTCTCGAAACCGATCGAACCGCTCGATCTGTATGCCTGTCTCGAACGTCCCTGGTCGGACCCGCACGCGCCGCCGGCGCCAGGGCAACCGGGGCCGGAACCGGAGCTGGAGCCGGGGCTGGAACCGGAGTCCGAGCCGGCCGCCGGCACGCCTGCCCGCGCGTTCATCTTCGACCCCGACCTGGCGCTCGAACGGGCACGCGGGAAGCGCAATCTATTGATTCTCATGGCAAAATCGTTCATCGATACCGCGCCCGAGCTGGTGCGCCAGCTGCACAGCGCGCGCGCGACGCCCGATCCCCTGCTGCTCGAACGCGCGGCGCACCGCGTCAAAGGGGCGGCGGCGACCTTGGCCGGCGACGCCACCACGCAGGCCGCGGGCGCGCTCGAAGCCATGGCGCGGCGCGGCAATGACGCCAGCCACGACGACCTGGACAGTGCAGCCCGCTACCTCGCACTGCGCATCGATGAACTGGCCGCCACGCTTGCCACGACGCTGGAATTGAACCAATGA
- a CDS encoding YiiX/YebB-like N1pC/P60 family cysteine hydrolase, producing the protein MTKSTTTPLGGPTEGSVFLTHLLQEGDILLCTDPDSRISKLIQTTSGGVFSHAALCTYPPNVIEATFTGVAEISLARFGLHRRACGKVLRLKPDVPNRDAIRTIAAKQAYRYSTREYDKIAALASLFPNWELDPGARMFCSYLVAAAYALAGLNITAPRKPPRKTTPADIDASPLFDDITDSVLAHAQFLPGTPRYFVDEGYSDSPPQEYNTALRITTERVSAYLEKHGEPPLDDYASALAIYLHYRSKPWFGEFDMLFGSSIDELGEPALARTEKLVAEAREHDAGTLVLRIRCCSPDTYPIMLALVANRIKTSGALIAERQRDILAFQAGAADGLHTAAVLLAHSRRIHAGLSANLEMYRNEQAFFLAHPPF; encoded by the coding sequence ATGACGAAAAGCACAACAACGCCTCTGGGCGGCCCGACGGAAGGCTCCGTGTTCCTGACACATTTGCTGCAGGAAGGCGACATCTTGCTGTGTACCGATCCGGATAGCCGGATCAGCAAGCTCATTCAGACAACGAGCGGCGGCGTCTTCAGTCACGCCGCGCTCTGTACCTATCCGCCCAATGTCATCGAAGCGACGTTTACCGGGGTTGCCGAGATATCCCTGGCCCGCTTCGGCTTGCACCGGCGCGCCTGCGGAAAGGTTCTGCGCTTGAAACCGGACGTTCCCAACCGTGACGCGATCCGTACCATCGCTGCGAAGCAAGCGTATCGGTACAGCACGCGCGAGTACGACAAGATCGCCGCGCTGGCGTCGCTGTTTCCGAATTGGGAACTCGACCCTGGCGCGCGCATGTTCTGCTCCTATCTGGTGGCCGCCGCCTATGCGCTGGCCGGACTGAATATCACGGCGCCGCGCAAGCCACCGCGCAAGACGACCCCGGCGGACATCGATGCCTCGCCACTGTTCGACGATATTACCGACAGCGTGTTGGCGCATGCTCAATTTCTTCCCGGGACACCGCGCTATTTCGTGGATGAGGGCTATTCCGATTCCCCGCCGCAGGAATACAATACTGCGCTACGGATTACGACCGAGAGAGTCTCGGCCTACCTTGAAAAACACGGTGAGCCACCGTTGGACGACTATGCTTCCGCGCTGGCGATTTACTTGCACTACCGCTCAAAGCCGTGGTTCGGCGAGTTCGACATGCTCTTCGGCAGTTCAATCGACGAACTCGGCGAGCCTGCGCTGGCGCGCACGGAGAAACTTGTTGCTGAGGCGCGCGAGCACGATGCCGGCACCCTGGTCCTGCGCATTCGTTGTTGCAGTCCCGACACGTATCCCATCATGCTGGCGCTCGTTGCCAACCGTATCAAAACAAGCGGGGCGCTGATCGCGGAACGTCAACGCGACATCCTGGCATTTCAAGCCGGCGCTGCCGACGGGCTCCATACCGCCGCCGTCCTGCTCGCTCATTCCCGGCGCATTCATGCCGGCTTGTCGGCA